The proteins below come from a single Xiphophorus hellerii strain 12219 chromosome 14, Xiphophorus_hellerii-4.1, whole genome shotgun sequence genomic window:
- the dctn6 gene encoding dynactin subunit 6: MSDSKQVIALKSAKIAAGAVVCVESEIRGDVAIGARTVVHPKARIIAEAGPIIIGEGNLIEEQALIINSYPENIMPDSEGVEPKTMIIGTNNVFEVGCVSQALKIGDNNVIESKADVGRNVILTSGCIVGACCQVNTCEVVPENTVVYGSSCIRRVQSEKPQSQTLQLDFLMKILPNYHHLKKTVKGSGTPLRN; encoded by the exons ATGTCAGACTCGAAGCAAGTGATTGCACTTAAAAG TGCTAAAATAGCAGCTGGAGCTGTTGTGTGCGTTGAGAGTGAAATAAGAGGAGATGTCGCCATTG GCGCTAGAACAGTCGTCCACCCAAAAGCTCGGATCATAGCCGAGGCAGGGCCCATTATAATTGGGGAGGGTAATCTAATAGAGGAGCAAGCTCTTATCATTAACAG TTATCCTGAGAATATAATGCCAGACTCGGAGGGAGTTGAGCCTAAAACGATGATCATTGGGACCAATAATGTGTTTGAAGTGGGGTGCG TTTCCCAAGCTTTGAAAATTGGAGATAACAATGTGATTGAGTCCAAGG CTGATGTGGGGAGAAACGTGATACTGACCAGCGGCTGCATCGTCGGCGCGTGCTGCCAGGTGAACACGTGCGAAGTCGTGCCCGAGAACACGGTAGTTTACGGCTCAAGCTGCATCAGGCGTGTGCAAAGTGAAAAGCCGCAG TCACAGACCCTGCAGCTCGACTTCCTCATGAAGATCCTTCCCAACTATCACCACTtgaagaaaacagtgaaagGAAGCGGCACGCCTTTGAGAAACTGA